The Desulfovibrio subterraneus genome has a segment encoding these proteins:
- a CDS encoding substrate-binding periplasmic protein: MCNADQTHRMMGDFFRTGLREFCSKAGRGIAMLCVLAVILVSTPWTGLSEDETTLSFVSVNWEPYAGEFLPEKGFTTAIIKEACSRAGFKATFHFMPWNRAVEGVRNGQFDVLYSAYYSRERAEEFGLSRPYAHSPLVLCARYDSSASWNGTIESLVPYRIGIVRGYVNTPEFDSAAVLHKEETNSDLLNLRKLLGRRVDMITIDKYLAIFMLKSNPTLEDGIQNVRFLTPQMDVRSVHAMFSRKRPQWEQHLAQFDKALEEMEQDGTIEDIKLRFGFLTPDDLGEAGAVSR; this comes from the coding sequence ATGTGCAATGCAGACCAAACACACCGGATGATGGGCGATTTCTTCCGCACAGGATTGCGTGAATTCTGCAGCAAGGCAGGCAGGGGGATTGCCATGCTCTGTGTGCTGGCGGTCATTCTTGTCAGCACACCGTGGACAGGGCTCAGCGAGGATGAAACAACACTCAGTTTTGTCTCTGTGAATTGGGAACCGTATGCCGGAGAGTTTCTGCCGGAGAAGGGGTTCACCACTGCCATTATCAAAGAAGCGTGCAGCCGTGCAGGATTCAAGGCCACGTTTCATTTCATGCCGTGGAACAGGGCGGTGGAAGGGGTGCGCAACGGTCAGTTCGACGTCCTTTACAGTGCGTATTACAGCAGGGAGAGAGCGGAGGAGTTCGGCCTTTCCCGTCCGTATGCGCATAGTCCTCTGGTGTTGTGCGCGCGGTACGATTCGTCCGCCTCGTGGAATGGTACGATTGAATCCCTTGTTCCCTACCGCATAGGCATTGTGCGGGGATACGTGAATACGCCGGAATTTGATTCGGCCGCCGTGCTGCACAAGGAAGAAACCAATTCCGACCTGCTGAATCTGCGCAAGCTGCTTGGACGCCGTGTGGATATGATCACCATCGACAAGTATCTGGCCATCTTCATGCTCAAATCCAACCCCACTCTGGAAGATGGTATACAGAACGTGCGTTTTCTCACTCCTCAGATGGATGTGCGGAGCGTGCATGCCATGTTTTCCCGTAAACGTCCGCAGTGGGAACAGCATCTGGCACAATTCGACAAGGCACTGGAAGAGATGGAGCAGGATGGCACCATAGAGGATATCAAACTCCGGTTCGGCTTTCTCACGCCCGACGATCTTGGTGAAGCGGGGGCTGTCTCTCGGTAG
- the dinB gene encoding DNA polymerase IV, translating into MQRWIMHLDMDAFFASVEQLDHPEWRGKPVIVGGRERGVVSAASYEARKYGVRSAIPVARAQKLCPHGIFTRGNMARYAEVSRQIMALLGNYSPLVEPASIDEAYLDATGLERIFGSVEDMARSIKRDIKAAVGLNCSIGIAPVKFLAKIASDYNKPDGLFILWPENVPAFLASLPVAKIPGVGGKFVAELEKLGVTTCKDVLGYPDSFWARRFGKSGESLWRRAQGIDTRKVETDQVAKSESAENTFAQDTDDVELLKKWLLKQAERVGRNQRRMGVKGRTVTLKLKYADFTSITRSRSLPESTDSTDVIFRTACELLDGVKLQQKVRLIGVGLSNYGKGPEQLSLLDGSAGGQTGGMVATAKQRNLDKALDTLREKFGRDAVTRGRLFDFDK; encoded by the coding sequence ATGCAGCGATGGATAATGCATCTGGACATGGATGCCTTTTTTGCTTCCGTAGAGCAGCTCGATCATCCGGAATGGCGCGGTAAGCCCGTCATTGTGGGGGGGCGCGAGCGTGGAGTTGTTTCCGCAGCATCCTACGAAGCCCGCAAATATGGTGTGCGTTCGGCCATTCCCGTGGCCCGCGCCCAGAAGCTGTGTCCGCACGGCATCTTCACGCGCGGCAATATGGCCCGCTATGCGGAAGTGTCGAGGCAGATCATGGCGCTGCTCGGCAACTATTCACCCCTTGTCGAACCTGCTTCCATTGACGAAGCCTATCTGGATGCCACAGGGCTTGAGCGCATTTTCGGATCGGTTGAGGATATGGCCCGCAGCATTAAGCGGGACATTAAGGCCGCTGTGGGGCTTAACTGCTCCATAGGCATTGCTCCGGTGAAGTTTCTTGCGAAAATTGCTTCCGACTATAACAAACCGGACGGCTTGTTCATACTATGGCCGGAGAATGTGCCTGCATTTCTGGCAAGCCTGCCTGTGGCCAAAATTCCGGGTGTGGGCGGCAAGTTTGTCGCGGAACTGGAAAAGCTGGGGGTGACCACCTGCAAGGATGTGCTGGGATATCCGGACAGCTTCTGGGCGCGGCGGTTCGGCAAATCTGGCGAATCGTTGTGGCGCAGGGCTCAGGGCATTGATACCCGCAAGGTGGAAACAGACCAGGTCGCCAAGTCCGAAAGTGCTGAAAACACCTTTGCGCAGGATACCGACGATGTGGAATTGCTGAAAAAATGGCTGCTGAAGCAGGCGGAACGCGTGGGGCGCAACCAGCGTCGCATGGGGGTGAAAGGGCGCACCGTCACGCTGAAACTCAAGTATGCCGACTTCACATCCATAACCCGTAGCCGGAGCCTGCCGGAATCGACTGATTCAACGGATGTGATCTTCCGCACTGCCTGCGAGCTGCTGGATGGGGTGAAGCTGCAGCAGAAGGTGCGGCTCATCGGGGTGGGGCTTTCCAACTACGGCAAGGGGCCGGAGCAGTTGAGCCTGCTTGACGGCAGCGCCGGCGGCCAGACCGGCGGCATGGTAGCCACCGCAAAGCAGCGCAATCTCGACAAGGCGCTGGACACTCTGCGCGAAAAGTTCGGGCGCGATGCTGTTACGCGTGGCAGGCTGTTCGACTTTGACAAGTAG